In one Culex quinquefasciatus strain JHB chromosome 2, VPISU_Cqui_1.0_pri_paternal, whole genome shotgun sequence genomic region, the following are encoded:
- the LOC119765964 gene encoding protein psiQ-like — MTSAICRIFKSDNKCYSRISEEGVFERGCQYDLINGSSPCSGLENCILCTGSKCNTVSETQLKAHPKCLRCTSSNQNCVGGLLNATSCDQLNDSCFTRVIDGILERNCLSTLNDADFAKCNSTEDQSCQICSGPGCNNHEWPKCHQCSESDCSSDQPASKSQFCPKLNLHQCFEKLEATNVTRGCANVLIEDPCKDSLECKLCDTASCNNRSASTLVTNQRCLQCNSTEDSDGICLEGRMQEAPCQTESGQQCYSRVDDDGTLHRGCRGDLAVEEIAACSGGSNCTICTGTGCNGNVFPPNRLRCHRCNSSLDEKCSNQLMGNATSEYCEVYSPYDSCYTRIRNDILERGCQSDLENSACIILDKKHCQTCEGNNCNEISKTKLKNSARKFGQTAWITVAMLTVLFHLL, encoded by the exons ATGACCTCCGCCATTTGTCGAATCTTCAAATCAGATAACAAGTGTTATTCTAGAATCTCTGAGGAAGGAGTCT TTGAACGCGGCTGCCAGTATGACCTCATCAACGGTTCAAGTCCTTGCTCAGGACTGGAAAACTGCATTCTCTGCACTGGAAGCAAGTGCAATACCGTTTCTGAAACTCAGCTGAAGGCACATCCAAAGTGTCTACGGTGTACCTCAAGTAACCAAAACTGCGTTGGCGGATTGCTGAATGCTACAAGCTGCGACCAACTGAACGATTCCTGTTTTACTCGGGTTATAG ATGGCATACTGGAACGAAACTGCTTGTCAACTCTAAATGATGCTGACTTTGCCAAGTGTAACAGCACTGAGGACCAATCGTGCCAAATATGCTCCGGACCAGGCTGTAACAATCATGAGTGGCCCAAATGCCATCAGTGCAGCGAATCTGACTGTAGTTCCGATCAACCGGCCTCAAAGTCTCAATTTTGTCCGAAATTAAACCTTCACCAGTGCTTCGAGAAGCTAGAGGCAACCAACGTTACTCGAGGTTGTGCGAACGTCCTCATCGAAGATCCCTGCAAAGACAGTTTGGAATGCAAGCTCTGCGATACAGCTTCCTGCAACAATCGCTCGGCCAGCACACTCGTAACAAATCAGCGATGCCTGCAATGTAATTCAACGGAAGATTCCGATGGAATCTGCTTAGAAGGACGCATGCAGGAAGCGCCTTGTCAAACAGAATCTGGCCAGCAGTGCTACTCACGTGTTGACGATG ATGGAACGCTTCACCGAGGTTGTCGAGGTGATTTAGCAGTAGAGGAAATAGCAGCCTGCTCGGGGGGTAGCAATTGTACAATCTGCACCGGAACCGGATGCAACGGAAATGTCTTCCCACCGAATCGGCTTCGGTGCCATCGTTGCAACTCTTCGCTGGATGAAAAATGCTCAAACCAGCTGATGGGGAACGCAACATCCGAGTACTGTGAAGTTTATTCCCCGTATGACTCTTGCTACACTAGAATTCGGAATGATATTT tGGAGCGTGGCTGCCAGTCAGACCTGGAGAACTCTGCATGCATTATCCTGGACAAAAAGCATTGTCAAACCTGTGAGGGTAATAACTGCAATGAAATTTCCAAaaccaaattgaaaaattcagcgagaaaatttggtcAAACCGCATGGATTACGGTAGCAATGCTTACGGTTCTGTTTCACTTGTTATGA
- the LOC119765965 gene encoding uncharacterized protein LOC119765965 has protein sequence MAFIVKFHLHFLWLLMLAVSVIGQTIPRFCRSCPPPDTSNCNHANIGAYPCQNDTDSCYVRNLNGQIDRGCLQEISIDSDRQRCQDPSDLSCLECSAMSCNSALWPTCHVCQESTDPNCRGEQSGVGTFCERYNAPGSCFERIVNGSVERGCRSDVVGDPCGGNEHCRVFEGSASNGHDVREFQVTKCVQCRADDLDVDRSCLSGGKGLTNCVGPSDGRCYSRILDGGILERGCQGNLTLDEVQRCNGTMCGICIGDGCNSGIFPEDRLRCNECNSGNTSDCNIELTDASKSVICKIYTEDNMCYSAISSNQTFERGCLSDVSNSSCIEDDNCIQCVGNNCNSISEQTIMNYPKCLRCTSEDDGCTEGNITASKCDQPDDSCFMRVEDSVLERNCLSTLSPTDRTKCTTADDKSCVVCPSRGCNSQPWPTCHVCEETTNSTCPVEQSRSGSFCKNHKEQAECFEQLVQGNVQRGCVSDLIPAVDPCVSNGKCKSCTGNDCNKERSDRFQNVACLQCTADGMDSDGSCLLGTQVSQSCEDRSNGGCFTWINDGRYQACSANPR, from the exons atggcttttatagtgAAATTTCACTTACATTTTCTATGGTTACTAATGCTGGCAGTTTCAGTGATTGGTCAAACTA TACCAAGATTCTGCAGAAGCTGTCCTCCTCCTGATACATCAAATTGCAACCATGCTAACATTGGTGCATATCCGTGCCAAAACGATACCGACAGTTGCTACGTGCGCAACCTAAACGGCCAGATCGATCGTGGTTGTCTGCAAGAGATATCGATTGACTCAGATCGCCAGCGCTGCCAGGACCCCAGTGATCTATCCTGTTTGGAATGCTCCGCTATGTCTTGCAACAGTGCGCTCTGGCCAACATGCCACGTGTGTCAAGAATCAACGGATCCCAATTGTCGCGGGGAGCAGTCGGGTGTTGGGACGTTCTGCGAACGATACAACGCTCCAGGGAGTTGCTTCGAGCGGATCGTCAACGGAAGTGTGGAGCGCGGATGTCGGTCCGACGTGGTCGGGGATCCGTGCGGCGGGAATGAGCATTGTCGGGTGTTTGAGGGAAGTGCCAGTAATGGGCATGATGTGAGGGAATTTCAGGTGACGAAATGTGTTCAGTGTAGAGCGGATGATTTGGATGTAGATCGAAGCTGCTTGAGTGGGGGCAAAGGGCTGACGAATTGTGTTGGGCCTTCCGATGGGCGGTGTTACTCAAGGATACTCGACGGTGGAATTCTTGAACGAGGATGTCAAGGAAACTTGACGTTGGATGAAGTCCAACGATGTAATGGAACTATGTGTGGAATATGCATTGGGGATGGCTGCAACTCGGGAATCTTCCCTGAAGATCGTTTAAGGTGCAATGAGTGCAATTCTGGAAATACCTCAGATTGCAACATTGAGCTAACTGATGCTTCAAAATCTGTAATTTGTAAGATTTATACCGAGGACAACATGTGCTATTCTGCAATTTCGTCAAACCAAACCT TCGAGCGAGGTTGTCTTTCAGATGTGAGCAACTCAAGTTGTATCGAAGACGATAATTGCATTCAGTGCGTGGGAAACAATTGTAATAGCATCTCAGAGCAAACAATCATGAACTATCCAAAGTGTTTGAGATGTACATCCGAGGATGATGGTTGCACGGAAGGAAATATAACGGCGTCCAAGTGTGACCAACCGGACGATTCATGCTTCATGCGTGTTGAAG ATTCCGTGCTCGAAAGAAACTGTCTCTCAACGCTGAGTCCAACTGATAGAACCAAATGTACAACGGCAGATGACAAATCCTGTGTAGTCTGCCCTTCGAGAGGTTGCAACAGCCAACCTTGGCCAACCTGCCATGTATGTGAAGAAACTACCAACTCCACCTGTCCGGTGGAGCAATCCCGTTCCGGATCGTTCTGTAAAAACCATAAAGAACAAGCCGAGTGTTTCGAACAACTTGTTCAGGGAAATGTCCAACGAGGTTGCGTTTCTGACTTGATTCCAGCGGTTGATCCTTGTGTAAGCAACGGGAAGTGTAAATCTTGCACTGGGAATGATTGCAACAAAGAGAGAAGTGACCGCTTCCAAAACGTAGCCTGTCTACAGTGTACAGCTGATGGGATGGATTCCGATGGAAGCTGCCTGCTGGGAACACAAGTTTCGCAAAGCTGTGAGGATCGCTCAAACGGTGGATGTTTCACTTGGATCAACGATGGTAGGTATCAAGCTTGTTCAGCAAACCCACGTTAA
- the LOC6037859 gene encoding proprotein convertase subtilisin/kexin type 5, which produces MVRQNWILLAVVGAVLIYEASGLNCIVCSNEEAGCTDGTKQAELCAGNEVSCFVRLVDDKVSRGCTADETTCSDNDGTKCKKCNDDIAAGCNSFKWLQCHKCATTDATCSDAKLGTGSFCNTFITNDRCYERFVEDKVERGCQSEVIPPTDDVCQNNEHCKPCDVNNCNNDEGRVFQVTKCVQCDTSVDNTGTCLDGTLAASNCASPSDGKCFTKILDDGSLQRGCHGELTAQEVTDCTGPTCAICTEDNGCNKGIFPADRLQCHQCKKADSASCSDELTTEVNSKICSIYQADDKCYSRVTAALNFERGCQSDLPDNEKSCNGLENCFECDGKNCNSLSEQTLTESTKCRRCTSDDAGCLDGTAPAQSCGQTGDSCFVRINNDGKLERDCLSTLKTDAEKVKCNSDTDKTCISCTEAGCNNQKWRKCHKCEGDACKDEQPGEGEHCTNYKESDKCYERFLDGTDVERGCESDLDPATENVCVANQQCKTCSDSDGCNKDVSTAFRETKCVQCKSSEDADGSCLKGTKAEEICADPDGKCYSRIIAGGILERGCRSALTAQDQTACTGEQCILCGDAGCNKGVFPENRLLCYQCKNTNGNDVSCSNELTGDSKAGVCKIYKADDKCYSRVTATLNFERGCQSDLGDNAKVCDTQSSCLECDGKNCNSLSEQTLKDSTKCQRCTSDDAECLAGTAPVQSCGQTGDSCFVRINNDGKLERDCLSTLKTDEEKVKCNSDTDKTCISCTEEGCNNQKWLKCHKCDGDACKAAQPGEGKYCTNYKESDKCYERFLDGTDVDRGCESDLDPATENVCVANQQCKTCDVDSCNNDVSTAFQETKCVQCKSSEDADGSCLKGTKAEEVCANPDGKCYSRIIAGGILERGCRSALTAQEQTACTGELCNLCGDAGCNKGVFPENRLLCYQCQSTDDASCSNELTGDAKAGVCKIWKAEDKCYSRVTVTLNFERGCQSDLGENVNACDALNDCLECNGKNCNSLSEDKLKAAAKCLKCDSDETGCVDATSEIVSANCDNVEDSCFVRVNNGKLERNCLQTLSEADQAKCKDANDQSCVTCSAQGCNVEKWIKCHQCKESSSSTCNAAQVDDNAQFCANYKVNNQCYERLESEKVVRGCANDLSEAACANNLECSTCAESACNKAAANSLKTNQRCLQCSTASDEGGLCLAGTATSQACKKESGGKCFNQVQPDGQLKRGCQGELTAAEVTACTGDSCKICDSADCNTGLFPANRLKCYQCKSSADESCKNELQGTDKSLYCKLYVAQDKCYSRDATDKEFERGCQSDLGLNVDACKDLDGKHCKTCAEPDCNAISKIKLNGAGAIALNVVLVVVAAAAAAIAGL; this is translated from the exons ATGGTTCGGCAGAATTGGATCCTGTTGGCAGTAGTTGGAGCGGTTCTGATCTACGAAGCCAGTG GCCTCAACTGTATAGTGTGCAGCAACGAAGAAGCAGGATGCACCGATGGAACAAAACAAGCTGAACTCTGTGCTGGAAACGAGGTTAGCTGCTTTGTAAGGCTCGTAGATGATAAAGTCAGTCGTGGTTGTACTGCTGATGAAACAACCTGTTCTGATAATGATGGAacgaaatgtaaaaaatgcaatGATGACATAGCTGCAGGGTGCAACTCCTTCAAGTGGCTCCAGTGTCACAAATGTGCCACCACGGACGCGACCTGTTCGGATGCGAAACTTGGAACTGGATCGTTTTGCAATACGTTCATAACCAATGACAGATGCTACGAACGATTTGTGGAAGATAAAGTTGAACGAGGATGTCAGTCTGAAGTGATACCACCTACAGACGATGTCTGCCAGAATAATGAGCATTGCAAACCGTGTGATGTAAACAACTGTAATAACGATGAAGGCCGGGTGTTCCAGGTGACCAAATGTGTTCAGTGTGATACAAGCGTCGATAACACTGGAACCTGTCTGGATGGGACACTAGCTGCTTCCAACTGTGCaagtccgtcggacgggaagtgcTTTACAAAGATTCTTGATG ATGGATCCCTCCAACGTGGCTGCCATGGCGAATTAACTGCACAAGAGGTTACAGACTGCACCGGACCAACGTGCGCGATCTGCACCGAAGACAATGGTTGCAATAAGGGAATCTTCCCTGCCGATAGACTGCAGTGTCATCAGTGCAAGAAGGCTGATAGCGCAAGTTGTTCCGATGAGTTGACCACGGAGGTCAATTCCAAGATTTGCTCGATTTACCAAGCGGATGACAAGTGTTACTCGCGGGTGACTGCGGCTTTGAatt TCGAACGCGGATGCCAGTCGGATTTGCCAGACAACGAAAAGTCCTGCAACGGTTTGGAAAACTGCTTTGAATGCGATGGTAAAAACTGCAACTCGTTATCCGAGCAGACACTCACGGAATCCACCAAATGCCGGCGATGCACCTCGGACGATGCTGGATGTCTAGACGGGACGGCTCCAGCTCAAAGCTGTGGCCAAACAGGAGATTCGTGCTTTGTTCGCATCAATA ATGATGGAAAGCTGGAACGGGACTGTCTGTCGACACTCAAGACCGATGCCGAAAAGGTAAAGTGCAACAGCGATACTGACAAAACGTGCATATCTTGTACTGAAGCAGGCTGTAACAACCAGAAGTGGCGCAAGTGCCACAAGTGTGAGGGAGATGCGTGTAAAGACGAACAACCAGGAGAGGGCGAACATTGTACGAATTATAAGGAATCAGACAAGTGCTACGAACGGTTTCTGGACGGTACGGATGTTGAACGAGGCTGTGAATCGGACCTGGATCCCGCGACGGAGAATGTTTGCGTCGCAAATCAGCAGTGTAAAACGTGCAGCGATTCAGATGGTTGCAACAAGGACGTCAGCACCGCATTCCGGGAGACCAAATGCGTACAGTGCAAATCATCTGAAGATGCGGATGGAAGCTGTCTCAAGGGAACGAAGGCGGAAGAAATTTGCGCTGATCCAGATGGAAAGTGCTATTCAAGGATCATTGCTG GTGGCATTCTGGAACGAGGTTGCCGCAGCGCACTGACTGCCCAAGATCAAACCGCGTGTACTGGGGAGCAATGCATCCTGTGCGGCGATGCTGGGTGCAACAAGGGGGTGTTTCCGGAAAACAGACTGCTCTGCTACCAGTGTAAGAATACGAATGGCAATGATGTCAGCTGCTCGAACGAGTTGACCGGAGATTCCAAAGCCGGTGTTTGCAAGATCTACAAAGCGGATGATAAGTGCTACTCGCGGGTGACTGCTACTTTGAatt TCGAACGCGGATGCCAATCGGATCTTGGAGATAATGCCAAAGTTTGCGATACACAGAGCAGTTGCTTGGAATGTGATGGTAAAAACTGCAACTCATTGTCCGAGCAGACACTCAAGGACTCAACCAAATGCCAGCGATGCACCTCGGACGATGCTGAATGTCTAGCCGGAACGGCTCCAGTTCAAAGCTGTGGCCAAACAGGAGATTCTTGCTTTGTTCGCATCAATA ATGACGGAAAGCTCGAACGTGACTGTCTGTCGACACTCAAGACCGATGAAGAAAAGGTAAAGTGCAACAGCGATACTGACAAAACATGCATATCTTGTACTGAAGAAGGCTGTAACAACCAGAAGTGGCTCAAGTGCCACAAGTGTGATGGAGATGCGTGTAAAGCAGCACAACCAGGAGAGGGCAAATATTGTACGAATTACAAGGAATCAGACAAGTGCTACGAACGGTTTCTGGACGGTACGGATGTTGACCGAGGCTGTGAATCGGATCTGGACCCCGCTACGGAGAATGTTTGCGTCGCAAATCAGCAGTGTAAAACGTGCGATGTAGATAGTTGCAACAATGACGTCAGCACCGCATTTCAGGAGACCAAATGCGTACAGTGCAAATCATCTGAAGATGCAGATGGAAGCTGTCTCAAGGGAACAAAGGCGGAGGAAGTTTGCGCTAATCCAGATGGAAAGTGCTATTCAAGGATTATTGCTG GTGGCATTCTGGAACGAGGTTGCCGCAGCGCACTGACTGCCCAAGAGCAAACCGCGTGCACGGGAGAGCTTTGCAACCTGTGCGGCGATGCTGGGTGCAACAAGGGGGTGTTTCCGGAAAACAGACTGCTCTGCTACCAGTGTCAAAGTACGGATGATGCCAGCTGCTCGAACGAGTTGACCGGAGATGCCAAGGCCGGTGTTTGCAAGATCTGGAAAGCGGAAGATAAGTGCTACTCGCGGgtgactgttacattgaatt TCGAACGCGGATGCCAATCGGATCTGGGAGAAAACGTCAATGCTTGCGATGCACTGAACGATTGCTTGGAATGTAATGGTAAAAACTGCAATTCATTGTCCGAGGATAAGTTAAAAGCAGCAGCCAAGTGCTTGAAGTGTGATTCTGACGAAACAGGTTGCGTAGACGCTACGTCCGAAATTGTTTCAGCTAATTGTGATAATGTGGAGGATTCCTGCTTCGTACGCGTTAACA atgGTAAACTGGAACGCAACTGTCTGCAGACGCTTAGTGAGGCGGACCAAGCCAAATGCAAGGACGCCAATGATCAGTCTTGCGTGACCTGTTCCGCGCAGGGGTGTAATGTGGAAAAGTGGATCAAGTGCCATCAGTGCAAAGAGTCTTCTAGTTCTACCTGCAACGCAGCACAGGTCGATGACAATGCTCAGTTTTGTGCCAATTACAAGGTTAACAACCAGTGCTACGAGCGTTTGGAGAGCGAAAAGGTCGTTCGAGGATGCGCCAACGATCTCAGCGAGGCAGCTTGCGCCAATAACCTGGAGTGCAGCACGTGTGCGGAAAGTGCATGCAACAAGGCAGCTGCGAATTCGCTGAAGACTAACCAGCGGTGTCTGCAGTGTAGTACCGCTTCGGACGAAGGCGGTCTTTGTCTGGCTGGAACAGCGACGTCTCAAGCTTGCAAAAAGGAATCCGGTGGCAAATGTTTCAACCAGGTTCAACCAG ATGGTCAACTGAAACGAGGCTGCCAAGGGGAGCTAACTGCTGCCGAAGTTACCGCGTGCACGGGTGATTCCTGCAAAATCTGCGACTCAGCAGATTGCAACACAGGCCTGTTCCCAGCGAACCGCCTAAAGTGCTACCAGTGCAAGTCCTCGGCGGACGAGAGCTGCAAGAACGAACTGCAGGGCACAGACAAGTCCCTCTACTGCAAGCTCTACGTAGCGCAGGACAAGTGCTACAGCCGCGATGCCACTGATAAAGAAT TCGAACGTGGCTGCCAGTCGGATTTGGGCCTCAACGTGGACGCGTGCAAGGATCTCGACGGAAAGCACTGCAAGACCTGTGCCGAGCCGGACTGTAATGCCATATCGAAAATTAAGCTCAACGGAGCCGGGGCGATCGCGCTGAACGTGGTGCTGGTGGTTGTGGCTGCGGCTGCAGCAGCAATCGCTGGGCTGTGA
- the LOC6037860 gene encoding pickpocket protein 28 produces MESKLTYLFRTLKLLTLEFGAMTSIHGVGYITSSQRTLFEKLLWVLVFGLSLTGCSWLIRDAYRRWDQNPVIISFDEKTKPIWSFPYPAVTICPETKFQMAIMNYTEEFLKFERDPSGYKPDLECRESFFSALHICNQNQLIKIANLLRHYNGSVETNCQQTSRKKKNISLPKESIFESVTLQNVQVNYSEYFKEMLTEDGICYTFNFAGDLFREGVFPEVATPNDALSKDMIWSPEKGYREITPPDGGPLRAPGTGLNNGLSVDLQLEVSNFDYLCKGPIQGFKVQVNTPTEYPVMSKRFIRVPLDEEVVALIKPQFVGTSWKLHDYEPARRNCYFEHERPLRYFRIYSQDNCELECLSNYTLSLCGCVKFSMPRIGAKTRVCNASSLPCAVNAEKTISTALNASEGRTAFSDTVFQTRCNCLPGCTVLKYDAILTQGRLLWRPYQLAAGGSNSSKNIHKVRFSLYFKDSQYISITRNEMYGLTDFVANCGGLLGLFMGVSLLSLVELIYFCTLRPYVLCHYRDEKGQIKGFQRNRKRVTRQKVIMVETLDAGIRRRRIVAVRHQIGFRRRLRKMKKQSKV; encoded by the exons ATGGAGTCCAAGCTTACATATCTGTTCCGTACGCTGAAGCTGCTAACTTTGGAGTTTGGAGCGATGACTTCGATCCACGGCGTTGGCTACATCACCTCCAGCCAGCGGACACTTTTCGAGAAGCTTCTTTGGGTGTTGGTGTTTGGGCTGTCACTCACCGGATGTAGTTGGCTTATTCGGGATGCGTATCGCCGGTGGGACCAGAATCCGGTGATTATAAGTTTTGACGAGAAGACCAAGCCCATTTGGAGCTTTCCGTACCCGGCGGTGACGATCTGCCCGGAGACCAAGTTCCAGATGGCGATCATGAACTACACGGAggagtttttaaagtttgaacGCGATCCTAGCGGGTATAAACCCGATTTGGAGTG CCGTGAATCCTTCTTCTCCGCCCTGCATATCTGCAACCAGAATCAACTTATCAAAATAGCCAATTTGTTGAGACATTATAATGGCTCGGTAGAGACAAACTGCCAGCAAACTTcacggaaaaaaaag AACATTTCGCTGCCCAAGGAATCCATCTTTGAATCGGTCACGCTTCAGAACGTCCAAGTAAACTATTCGGAATATTTCAAAGAAATGCTCACCGAGGATGGAATCTGCTacaccttcaactttgccggtGATTTGTTCCGGGAGGGTGTTTTTCCGGAAGTTGCCACACCAAATGATGCTCTTTCGAAGGACATGATTTGGAGTCCCGAAAAAGGATACCGTGAAATTACTCCTCCGGATGGTGGACCGCTTAGAGCTCCTGGAACTGGTTTGAACAATGGCCTATCAGTTGATCTTCAATTGGAAGTTTCTAACTTTGATTACCTGTGCAAGGGTCCAATCCAAGGATTCAAGGTTCAGGTCAACACTCCAACCGAATATCCAGTAATGTCGAAGCGGTTTATAAGAGTACCGCTGGACGAGGAAGTGGTAGCCCTCATCAAACCACAGTTCGTCGGAACCAGCTGGAAGTTACACGACTACGAACCTGCCCGGAGAAACTGCTACTTTGAGCATGAACGACCCCTGCGGTACTTCCGGATTTACTCCCAGGACAACTGCGAACTGGAGTGCCTCTCCAACTATACCCTGTCGCTGTGCGGTTGCGTCAAGTTCAGCATGCCTCGGATAGGAGCGAAGACTCGGGTTTGCAACGCCAGCAGTCTGCCGTGTGCGGTCAACGCCGAGAAGACCATTTCGACCGCGTTGAATGCTAGTGAAGGACGGACGGCATTTTCCGACACGGTATTCCAGACACGGTGCAACTGTCTGCCCGGATGTACCGTGTTAAAGTACGACGCCATCCTGACCCAGGGACGGCTGCTGTGGAGACCCTATCAACTGGCCGCTGGAGGAAGCAATTCGTCTAAGAA CATTCACAAGGTGCGCTTCTCGCTGTACTTCAAGGACTCGCAGTACATCTCGATCACGCGGAACGAAATGTACGGTTTGACGGATTTTGTGGCCAATTGCGGGGGACTCCTGGGACTGTTCATGGGCGTAAGTCTGCTCAGTCTGGTAGAATTAATCTACTTTTGTACGCTGCGTCCGTACGTGCTGTGCCACTATCGAGACGAAAAGGGACAGATCAAGGGGTTTCAGAGAAATCGGAAGAGGGTCACTCGGCAGAAGGTGATCATGGTGGAAACGCTCGACGCGGGTATCCGAAGAAGACGCATAGTGGCGGTGAGACATCAGATTGGGTTTCGTAGGCGGTTGAGGAAGATGAAGAAACAGAGTAAGGTTTGA